In Parasegetibacter sp. NRK P23, a single genomic region encodes these proteins:
- a CDS encoding exopolyphosphatase yields the protein MRLAAIDIGSNAARLLISEVTENNTGEVSFNKLNLVRVPLRLGFDVFEKGYIGPMKTDMIIRTIKAYKYLLDVYDVRHHIACATSAMRDADNGPDIIRRVKLETGIEIKIISGQDEAAFIYENHIAENLSKDDGYLYIDVGGGSTELTYFADNKLVFKESFNIGTIRLLKNQVTDDIWDKMKDYIKTKTKGTRKLVAIGTGGNINKVFSLSKKKDGKSLPLELLKDYYKEFSSVSLEQRIRLYKLREDRADVIVPAIQIYLNVMRWAGADEIFVPKIGLADGLIQHLYRQVYSYRF from the coding sequence TTGAGACTGGCGGCCATTGATATAGGGAGTAACGCGGCCCGATTGCTGATTTCGGAGGTTACGGAAAATAATACCGGAGAGGTTTCCTTTAATAAGCTGAACCTGGTGCGTGTGCCTTTGCGGCTGGGATTTGATGTGTTCGAAAAAGGATACATCGGTCCCATGAAAACCGACATGATCATCCGCACCATCAAAGCCTACAAATACCTGCTGGATGTGTATGATGTGCGCCACCACATCGCCTGCGCCACTTCCGCCATGCGGGACGCGGACAATGGTCCGGACATCATACGACGGGTAAAACTGGAAACCGGGATCGAAATAAAGATTATCTCCGGGCAGGACGAAGCCGCGTTCATTTACGAGAACCATATCGCGGAGAACCTATCTAAAGATGATGGTTATCTATACATAGATGTAGGCGGCGGAAGTACAGAACTCACATACTTCGCCGACAATAAACTCGTCTTTAAGGAATCTTTCAACATCGGCACCATACGGCTACTTAAAAACCAGGTAACAGATGATATCTGGGACAAGATGAAAGATTACATCAAAACAAAAACCAAAGGCACCCGTAAGCTGGTGGCCATTGGAACCGGGGGCAATATCAACAAAGTATTCTCTCTTTCTAAAAAGAAAGATGGCAAGTCCCTTCCCCTGGAACTACTCAAAGATTATTACAAGGAATTCAGCAGCGTTTCCCTGGAACAAAGGATACGTTTATACAAACTGCGCGAGGACCGCGCCGATGTGATCGTACCCGCCATCCAGATTTACCTGAACGTGATGCGTTGGGCCGGGGCGGATGAAATCTTCGTTCCTAAAATCGGCCTTGCCGATGGATTGATCCAGCATTTGTACAGGCAGGTGTACAGTTACAGATTTTAA
- the panB gene encoding 3-methyl-2-oxobutanoate hydroxymethyltransferase yields the protein MSVNKEVKRVTTHTLQKMKEQGENISMLTAYDYSFATVIDAAGIDVILVGDSASNVMAGHETTLPITLDQMIYHAASVVRGAQRCLVVVDLPFGAYQGNTKEALNSTIRIMKETGAHAIKLEGGVEIVDSVKRIVSAGVPVMGHLGLTPQSIYKFGTYTVRAKEEAEAAKLKEDALLLQEAGCFALVLEKIPAALAKEVTESLHIPTIGIGAGPHCNGQVLVMHDMLGLNQGFKPRFLRQYLDMYSQVKTAVGQYIADVKSGDFPNEKEQY from the coding sequence ATGTCGGTAAACAAAGAAGTGAAACGTGTTACCACCCATACCCTTCAGAAAATGAAGGAGCAGGGCGAAAACATCTCCATGCTCACGGCTTATGATTATTCCTTCGCCACCGTAATAGATGCGGCGGGTATTGACGTGATCCTGGTGGGCGATTCCGCTTCCAATGTAATGGCGGGACATGAAACCACGCTTCCCATTACACTCGACCAGATGATTTACCACGCGGCCTCCGTTGTAAGGGGCGCACAACGTTGCCTGGTGGTGGTGGACCTGCCCTTTGGTGCTTACCAGGGCAACACAAAAGAGGCACTTAATTCCACCATACGCATCATGAAAGAAACGGGCGCGCACGCCATTAAACTGGAAGGTGGTGTGGAAATTGTGGATTCCGTTAAAAGAATCGTTTCAGCGGGTGTTCCTGTAATGGGGCATCTTGGCCTTACGCCGCAATCTATCTATAAATTCGGCACCTATACCGTCCGTGCCAAAGAAGAAGCGGAAGCCGCGAAACTGAAAGAAGACGCCTTACTTTTGCAGGAAGCAGGATGCTTCGCGCTGGTGCTTGAAAAAATTCCTGCCGCATTGGCTAAAGAAGTAACAGAGAGTCTGCATATTCCCACGATAGGCATCGGCGCGGGACCACATTGCAACGGACAGGTGCTGGTAATGCACGATATGCTGGGCCTTAACCAGGGTTTTAAGCCCCGTTTCCTGCGCCAGTACCTGGATATGTACAGCCAGGTGAAAACAGCCGTAGGACAGTATATCGCTGATGTGAAATCAGGTGATTTTCCAAACGAAAAAGAACAATATTGA
- a CDS encoding aldehyde dehydrogenase family protein has protein sequence MDFLSQLRIDEQNPGVSTGSEWLTSLGDIIASYSPVDGEWIGSVASCDRESYDKVVAKASEAFLEWRLWPAPKRGEIVRQVGDALREKKEALGKLVSYEMGKSLQEGLGEVQEMIDICDFAVGLSRQLYGLTMHSERPGHRMYEQWHPLGVVGIISAFNFPVAVWSWNSMLAWVCGNTCVWKPSEKTPLCAVACQHIVQEVFARNGVPEGVSCLVTGARDTGEWLSADHRIALVSATGSTRMGKAVASTVGARLGKTLLELGGNNAIIISKDADLDIALVGCVFGAVGTAGQRCTTTRRLIIHSSVYDAFKEKLVKAYAQLVIGDPLKEGVHVGPLIDKDAVHNYMQAIEKCKAEGGHFVVEGGLLEGEGYESGCYVRPCIAEAETHYEVVQQETFAPILYLLKYNTPEEAIALQNGVPQGLSSAIMTLNLREAELFLSAAGSDCGIANVNIGTSGAEIGGAFGGEKETGGGRESGSDAWKNYMRRQTNTINYSTKLPLAQGIRFDL, from the coding sequence ATGGACTTTCTTTCCCAACTACGCATAGACGAACAGAATCCCGGCGTTTCCACCGGATCTGAATGGCTTACTTCCCTGGGCGATATTATCGCCTCCTACTCTCCCGTTGACGGCGAATGGATCGGCTCTGTTGCTTCCTGCGACCGTGAGTCTTATGATAAGGTAGTCGCCAAAGCATCGGAAGCATTCCTGGAGTGGCGTTTATGGCCGGCTCCGAAAAGAGGCGAGATTGTGCGCCAGGTGGGTGATGCCCTGCGGGAGAAGAAGGAAGCCCTGGGTAAACTCGTGTCTTATGAAATGGGAAAAAGTTTACAGGAAGGATTGGGCGAAGTGCAGGAGATGATTGATATCTGCGATTTTGCCGTAGGACTTTCCCGCCAGTTGTACGGACTCACCATGCACTCTGAGCGTCCCGGGCACCGTATGTATGAGCAATGGCACCCTTTGGGTGTGGTAGGCATTATTTCCGCCTTCAATTTCCCTGTAGCGGTTTGGAGTTGGAATAGCATGCTGGCCTGGGTTTGCGGTAATACATGCGTATGGAAGCCATCTGAAAAAACGCCGCTCTGCGCGGTGGCATGTCAGCATATTGTGCAGGAAGTATTCGCCCGGAACGGCGTGCCCGAAGGCGTGAGCTGCCTGGTAACCGGCGCCCGTGATACCGGAGAATGGCTGAGTGCCGACCACCGGATCGCACTGGTTTCCGCAACCGGCTCCACGAGGATGGGCAAGGCCGTTGCATCCACCGTGGGTGCAAGGTTAGGCAAAACATTATTGGAACTGGGGGGCAACAACGCCATCATCATCTCGAAAGACGCGGACCTGGACATTGCGCTGGTAGGCTGTGTTTTTGGCGCCGTGGGTACGGCCGGCCAACGTTGCACCACCACCCGCAGACTGATTATTCATTCCAGTGTGTATGACGCTTTCAAAGAAAAACTCGTTAAGGCCTATGCACAGCTGGTCATAGGTGATCCCTTAAAAGAAGGAGTACACGTCGGGCCATTGATCGATAAAGATGCGGTGCACAATTACATGCAGGCAATAGAAAAATGTAAGGCTGAAGGTGGTCATTTTGTAGTGGAAGGCGGATTGCTGGAAGGAGAAGGTTATGAAAGCGGCTGTTATGTACGGCCATGCATAGCCGAAGCAGAAACGCATTATGAAGTAGTGCAACAGGAAACCTTTGCGCCTATTTTATATTTACTGAAATATAATACGCCAGAAGAAGCGATCGCTTTGCAAAATGGCGTTCCGCAAGGACTGTCATCGGCCATCATGACCCTGAACCTGCGGGAAGCCGAATTGTTCCTTTCAGCGGCGGGATCCGACTGCGGTATCGCGAATGTGAACATCGGCACCTCCGGTGCGGAAATTGGCGGCGCCTTCGGCGGTGAAAAAGAAACCGGCGGCGGCAGGGAAAGCGGAAGCGATGCCTGGAAAAACTACATGCGCCGGCAAACGAATACCATCAATTATTCCACGAAGTTACCTTTGGCGCAGGGCATCAGGTTCGACCTGTAA
- a CDS encoding OmpA family protein, with translation MKNQALKKTSFLCMAVLLLCQYAAQSQVRLFLTGGPQVGSVESSGTTAGYGTDVQPFLKGRTSARIGIQADIPFKPASRWALQPGIFFSGKGSLFQKEYDTTGANASPFYYRQTTNKSDYIDIPVQLAYKLPLSKKVNFFLSGGPMISVFYASKTVDELSYYTPPVSQGDFGRTEIRTEETKGETGTDPGKFKSAYFGVSGSAGFDFGPVMLSGFFTRGLSEFDQPTVPGSFYHQTVGGSLSIRIARQKEAISQKPPVVTPEKPGDKDNDGVPDAEDACPDEPGSKATNGCPDRDGDGIPDKDDLCPDVKGLIKYKGCPVPDTDKDGINDEDDACPTVPGVARFKGCPIPDRDHDGVNDEEDLCPDQPGTKENRGCPVVKEETLKKAAEIAASIQFAFGKTTIDPKYHKTLNEIAAMLANDAQLKLSVEGHTDNKGSAERNRLVSQQRADAIRNYLISKGAPAENVTATGFGPDQPVAGNETEAGRAKNRRVVFKLSY, from the coding sequence ATGAAGAACCAGGCTTTGAAAAAAACTTCTTTCTTGTGCATGGCTGTATTGCTGCTTTGCCAGTATGCCGCACAAAGCCAGGTCAGGCTCTTCCTGACAGGTGGCCCGCAAGTTGGGAGCGTTGAATCATCCGGAACAACCGCCGGTTATGGCACCGATGTTCAGCCTTTCCTGAAAGGCAGAACCAGCGCCAGGATTGGCATTCAGGCGGATATTCCTTTCAAACCCGCATCCCGTTGGGCACTTCAACCCGGCATATTTTTCAGTGGAAAGGGCAGTCTTTTTCAGAAGGAATACGATACCACCGGTGCAAATGCCTCTCCCTTCTATTACCGCCAAACCACGAATAAGAGCGATTATATCGATATCCCCGTTCAACTGGCTTATAAATTGCCCCTCTCCAAAAAAGTAAATTTCTTTCTGAGTGGTGGCCCGATGATTTCCGTATTCTATGCATCGAAAACAGTGGATGAATTATCCTATTACACACCGCCCGTAAGTCAGGGTGATTTTGGACGTACCGAAATCAGAACGGAAGAAACCAAAGGTGAAACCGGTACTGATCCCGGGAAATTCAAATCTGCTTATTTTGGCGTTTCAGGCTCTGCCGGCTTCGATTTTGGGCCAGTAATGCTGAGCGGCTTCTTCACAAGAGGCTTATCCGAATTTGACCAACCTACCGTTCCCGGTAGTTTCTACCACCAAACCGTAGGCGGATCACTTTCGATAAGGATCGCCCGACAAAAAGAAGCGATTTCGCAAAAGCCTCCCGTGGTTACCCCTGAAAAACCCGGCGACAAGGACAACGACGGCGTACCCGATGCAGAGGATGCCTGTCCGGATGAACCCGGAAGTAAAGCAACCAATGGCTGCCCCGACCGCGACGGAGATGGTATTCCGGACAAAGATGACCTTTGCCCTGATGTGAAAGGTTTGATCAAATACAAAGGATGCCCTGTTCCTGATACCGATAAAGATGGCATTAACGACGAGGACGATGCCTGCCCCACTGTACCTGGTGTGGCACGCTTCAAAGGTTGTCCCATCCCGGACCGTGACCATGACGGCGTGAATGATGAAGAGGACCTCTGCCCGGATCAGCCCGGCACAAAAGAAAACAGGGGTTGCCCCGTGGTAAAAGAAGAAACATTGAAGAAAGCCGCTGAAATAGCCGCATCCATTCAATTCGCTTTCGGAAAAACAACCATTGATCCGAAATACCACAAAACCCTGAATGAAATCGCGGCAATGCTCGCAAACGACGCGCAACTCAAGCTGTCCGTTGAAGGACATACTGACAATAAAGGCAGCGCCGAAAGGAACAGACTGGTTTCGCAACAACGTGCGGACGCCATACGCAACTACCTGATTTCCAAAGGAGCCCCGGCGGAAAACGTGACCGCTACCGGTTTTGGCCCCGACCAACCCGTGGCCGGCAATGAAACCGAAGCCGGAAGGGCGAAGAACAGGCGCGTGGTCTTTAAACTCAGCTATTGA
- a CDS encoding S8 family peptidase, producing MNKLLRNAGFTGMMLLASFGTYAQTAAAKETVPQGWHLLDKQNDGYYGIGVEKAYKELLKGRKSNTVIVAVIDSGIDTLHEDLKPILWKNAKEIPGNGIDDDGNGYIDDVHGWNFIGGKDGRNVKEDSYEAARVYHNLKLKFGSTEGKDTSAWASDPEYAMWQKVRGNIEGSGKESQMQVAFLKNAYSNFKKSDEVMKTAMGKQQYTGADLEKYEATTDEAKKARQTLLGIMKGNDMMDMTVDKFLEEFGNYLSGEEKKAEASNKAPRDYRGEIVKDNYADFNDRYYGNNDIMANTPFHGTHVSGIIGAKRGNNLGIDGVADNVRIMTIRAVPDGDEHDKDIALAIRYAVDNGARVINMSFGKSFSPEKFWVDDAVRYAESKGVLLVHAAGNDAKNVDVEDNFPNPNINVTKSRASNFITVGASGDPKSGGITASFSNYGKDQVDVFAPGVKIYSTIPGGNTYGNAQGTSMASPVVAGVAALILQYYPQLTGQQVKEIIEKSAVQPDIKVKTPGKGGEVELSELSRTGGLVNAYEAIKLADSMYGKSKSLPKSTMKSGKKQ from the coding sequence ATGAATAAACTATTGAGAAACGCCGGGTTCACCGGAATGATGTTGCTTGCCTCATTTGGAACCTACGCACAAACCGCCGCCGCTAAGGAAACCGTTCCCCAGGGCTGGCACCTGCTGGATAAACAAAACGACGGCTACTATGGTATCGGCGTCGAAAAAGCTTACAAAGAACTCCTCAAAGGAAGAAAGAGCAATACAGTGATCGTAGCCGTGATCGATTCCGGTATCGATACCTTGCACGAAGACCTGAAACCCATTCTCTGGAAGAACGCCAAAGAAATTCCGGGTAACGGAATAGATGACGACGGAAACGGGTACATCGACGATGTGCATGGCTGGAACTTCATCGGCGGAAAAGATGGCCGCAACGTAAAAGAAGATTCCTACGAAGCCGCACGTGTTTACCATAACCTCAAACTGAAATTCGGCAGCACGGAAGGAAAAGATACCAGCGCCTGGGCATCTGATCCTGAATACGCCATGTGGCAGAAAGTACGCGGAAATATTGAAGGAAGCGGAAAAGAAAGCCAGATGCAGGTAGCCTTCCTGAAGAACGCTTACAGCAACTTCAAGAAAAGCGACGAAGTGATGAAAACGGCCATGGGCAAACAACAATACACTGGCGCTGATCTCGAGAAATACGAAGCCACCACCGACGAAGCGAAGAAAGCACGTCAGACCTTGCTCGGCATCATGAAAGGAAACGATATGATGGACATGACCGTCGATAAGTTCCTGGAAGAGTTCGGCAATTACCTGAGTGGTGAAGAAAAGAAAGCTGAAGCCAGCAACAAAGCGCCACGCGATTACCGCGGCGAGATCGTAAAAGACAATTACGCTGATTTCAACGACCGTTATTACGGCAACAACGATATCATGGCCAATACGCCCTTCCACGGCACGCACGTTTCAGGCATCATCGGTGCAAAAAGAGGCAACAACCTAGGTATTGATGGTGTGGCCGATAACGTACGCATCATGACCATCCGCGCCGTTCCCGATGGTGATGAACATGATAAAGACATCGCACTAGCCATCCGTTACGCGGTTGACAATGGCGCACGCGTGATCAACATGAGCTTCGGCAAAAGTTTCTCGCCCGAGAAATTCTGGGTAGACGATGCCGTTCGCTACGCTGAATCAAAAGGTGTTCTCCTGGTGCACGCCGCTGGTAACGATGCGAAGAACGTGGATGTGGAAGACAACTTCCCTAACCCCAACATCAATGTAACCAAGTCCCGCGCTTCCAACTTCATTACGGTAGGCGCCAGTGGCGATCCCAAATCCGGTGGCATCACCGCCAGTTTCTCCAACTATGGTAAAGACCAGGTAGATGTGTTTGCTCCCGGCGTGAAAATTTATTCCACTATTCCCGGCGGCAATACTTACGGTAACGCACAGGGTACAAGTATGGCATCGCCTGTTGTAGCTGGCGTGGCCGCACTTATTCTGCAATACTATCCCCAACTGACGGGTCAGCAGGTAAAAGAGATCATCGAAAAATCTGCTGTTCAACCGGATATCAAGGTGAAAACACCTGGTAAAGGTGGTGAAGTGGAACTTTCTGAGCTGAGCCGCACTGGTGGACTGGTAAATGCTTACGAAGCCATTAAACTGGCGGATAGCATGTACGGTAAATCCAAGTCGCTGCCGAAGTCTACGATGAAGTCGGGCAAGAAACAATAG